A DNA window from Lutra lutra chromosome 8, mLutLut1.2, whole genome shotgun sequence contains the following coding sequences:
- the LOC125107880 gene encoding LOW QUALITY PROTEIN: ADP/ATP translocase 2-like (The sequence of the model RefSeq protein was modified relative to this genomic sequence to represent the inferred CDS: inserted 1 base in 1 codon), with amino-acid sequence MTDAAVSFAKDFLAGGVAAAISKTAVAPIERVKLLLQVQHASKQITAEKQYKDIIDCVVRIPKEQGVLSFWRGNLANVIRYFPXQALNFAFKDKYKQIFLGGVDKRTQFWRYFAGNLASGGAAGATSLCFVYPLDFARTRLAADVGKAGAEREFRGLGDCLVKIYKSDGIRGLYQGFNVSVQGIIIYRATYFGIYDTSKGMLPDPKNTHIFISWMITQSVTAVAGLTSYPFDTVRRRMMMQSGRKGTDIMYTGTVDCWRKIARNEGAKAFFKGAWSNVLRGMGGAFVLVLYDEIKKFT; translated from the exons ATGACAGATGCCGCTGTGTCCTTCGCCAAGGACTTCCTGGCGGGTGGAGTGGCCGCGGCCATCTCCAAGACGGCAGTAGCGCCCATAGAGCGGGTCAAGCTGCTGCTGCAGGTGCAGCATGCCAGCAAGCAAATCACTGCGGAAAAGCAATACAAGGACATTATAGACTGCGTGGTTCGtatccccaaggagcagggagtcCTGTCCTTCTGGCGCGGTAACCTGGCCAATGTCATCAGATACTTCC CCCAGGCTCTCAACTTCGCCTTCAAAGATAAGTACAAGCAGATCTTCCTGGGTGGCGTGGACAAGAGAACCCAGTTTTGGCGCTACTTTGCCGGGAATCTGGCATCGGGTGGTGCAGCTGGAGCCACGTCCTTGTGCTTTGTGTATCCTCTTGATTTTGCCCGTACCCGCCTAGCAGCCGATGTGGGCAAAGCCGGAGCTGAAAGGGAATTCAGAGGCCTTGGTGACTGCCTGGTTAAGATCTACAAATCTGATGGCATTAGGGGCCTGTACCAAGGCTTCAATGTGTCTGTGCAGGGTATTATCATCTACCGAGCCACCTACTTCGGTATCTATGACACCTCCAAGGGAATGCTTCCAGACCCCAAGAATACTCACATCTTCATCAGCTGGATGATCACACAGTCTGTCACAGCGGTTGCTGGGTTGACTTCCTATCCATTTGACACTGTTCGCCGCCGAATGATGATGCAGTCTGGGCGCAAAGGGACTGACATCATGTACACAGGCACAGTGGATTGCTGGAGGAAGATCGCACGCAATGAAGGGGCCAAAGCGTTTTTCAAGGGGGCGTGGTCCAATGTTCTCCGGGGCATGGGTGGTGCTTTCGTGCTGGTCTTGTACGATGAAATCAAGAAGTTCACATAA